Proteins from one Plasmodium relictum strain SGS1 genome assembly, chromosome: 10 genomic window:
- a CDS encoding cell cycle regulator protein, putative, giving the protein MKSFSIDNISSQNLMKSSVQRSIKATILKEYPKLEDFIENIFPKKGPLFLGKCINHVTVIIGNQELLFFQIRNGPWIPSLKLVHKYPFMMPKIQVDKGAVKHVLRGSNIMCPGVTSPGGKLEEDVEANKVIQITAENKEYACAVGITTMSTKEIVEKNKDICIENIHYLNDGLWNFKIEN; this is encoded by the exons aTGAAAAGTTTTTCCATTGATAACATTTCATCTCAGAATTTGATGAAATCTTCAGTACAAAGAAGCATTAAGGCAAcg atattaaaagaatatccTAAATTAGAAGATTTCATAGAAAACATTTTTCCTAAAAAAGGTCCTCTATTTCTTGGAAAAtg tATAAATCATGTAACAGTAATTATTGGAAACCAAgaacttcttttttttcaaattagaAATGGTCCCTGGATTCCTAGTTTAAAATTAGTGCATAAGT acCCATTTATGATGCCAAAAATTCAAGTTGATAAGGGAGCAGTCAAACATGTCTTGAGAGGATCGAACATAATGTGCCCAGGAGTTACATCTCCTGGAGGAAAATTAGAAGAAGATGTTGAAGCTAATAAAGttatt caaATTACGGCAGAAAATAAAGAGTATGCTTGTGCTGTTGGAATAACAACTATGTCAACTAAAGAAAT agtggaaaaaaataaagacatATGTATAGAAAATATACATTACTTAAATGATGGATTATGgaattttaaaatagaaaattaa
- a CDS encoding apicoplast TIC22 precursor, putative, with product MYFFFFLCIYLLNTAKALKSSSHLKKCLNILVSNEGIYRKKLLRHNLCVLRNRININFWKKKYYERSIEEKLNVIPVYILTNHNDSPYIFQENDKQVVYLFLCPYDAETMLNEIKKNNGIKNSSNIKIHSISMEKAYNLIKEFLLLKRMEKRNEDIKKNNIYWKLMPSKKQIQNALIFLSYKKKSDLIFPIFYAEGLYIQRDSKNIIPLFFDLEDLKKTIEEKFENSNIKNYKIKVLNFVDLIFSNNHKYFGFIPSFKSLNYLDQLKRIGIKKTYF from the exons atgtatttttttttttttttatgtatatatttattaaatacgGCAAAAGCGTTAAAATCTTCTTCTCATCTTAAAAAATGTCTTAACATTTTAGTTTCAAATGAAGGGATATACAGAAAGAAGTTGCTTCGACATAATTTGTGTGTACTCAGaaatagaataaatattaatttttggaaaaaaaaatattatgaaagATCTATTGAAGAAAAACTGAATGTCATACCAGTTTACATTTTAACAAATCATAACGATTCACCATATATATTTCAAGAAAATGATAAACAAGTAGTTTACTTATTCTTATGTCCATATGATGCAGAAACTATgctaaatgaaataaaaaaaaataatggtataaaaaatagtagtaatataaaaattcataGTATTAGTATGGAAAAGGCATacaatttaataaaagaattcttacttttaaaaagaatGGAAAAGAGAAATGAAgacataaaaaagaataacaTATATTGGAAATTAATGCCATCCAAAAAGCAAATTCAAAAtgcattaatttttttgtcttataaaaaaaaaagtgactTAATATTTCCAATTTTTTATGCAGAAGGATTATACATACAACGTGATTCAAAGAACATTATACCTTTATTTTTTGACCtagaagatttaaaaaaaactattgaagaaaaatttgaaaattctaacataaaaaattacaaaatcaAAGTACTCAATTTTGttgatttaattttttcg aataatcataaatattttggCTTTATACCAAGTTTTAAAAGcttaaattatttagatcaattaaaaagaattggaataaagaaaacatatttttaa
- a CDS encoding sugar transporter, putative: MINNNTENVENYFNKNLNNGSFEIMNNKNSYNLNENQNVNEDEIYNTSEKLLSNNSLPTYSTYNEDFKNKKKKKKLKWTTIFSFACPMIGVGGMNLISTTYASFFYTDIIGLKTVGNVHLTLMFTYAFSEPIFGCISDISKGYIFKTYGKRKPFLLVSSIFQAVSFFLLLNPPIKINSIGNLKIWSYSLSIIFGMSWGCSEVAHHSLASQLTYDYDERSKLQLLTSAVSVIGSTSCGLLNGILGSILDDDMKNVRKQMFIITIIYSILYLIGIFVILAVLRDNGSTKEMWNSDMLDRNNSFKNNYKIIKNMFKNKPFKLLLTAYSFTLLSGAVSPMLLPYFCRYVIESTFLINWSPLFFTTSAIIGIPFWICLSKLFSFHSKKWKYILSAGLLCISLTTCSFVVKKNEEKLFLFFCVIGGLSVGSFFSTPEAMKADVIDYDEFLNGIRNDAKYSGFFMCFANLIAGIGLKFSLYYINLFGYDNSKNAANEKLTWAIRSAFAGFISITFLIICFTMFFYPIDRNLHEKILEGTKLRKSGKCAEDPLNPGKILLPFSKIDNQNLI; the protein is encoded by the exons atgataaataataatactgaaaatgtagaaaattactttaataaaaatttgaataaCGGTAGTTTTGAAATAAtgaataacaaaaatagTTATAATTTGAATGAAAACCAAAATGTAAATGAAGATGAAATTTATAATACTTCAGAAAAACTTTTATCAAATAATTCTCTACCAACTTATTCGACAT ACAATGAagatttcaaaaataaaaaaaaaaaaaaaaaattgaaatggACTACTATATTTAGTTTTGCTTGCCCCATGATTGGAGTTGGTGGAATGAATTTAATTTCAACTACCTatgcttcttttttttatactgaTATTATAGGTTTAA aaaccGTTGGAAATGTTCATTTAACTTTAATGTTTACATATGCTTTTAGTGAACCCATATTTGGTTGTATTAGTGATATATCTAAaggatatatttttaaaacgTATGGAAAAAGAAAACCTTTCTTATTGGTTTCCTCTATTTTTCAAGCAg tttctttttttttattattaaatccccctataaaaataaattcaatagggaatttaaaaatatggtCATATAGTTTGTCTATAATTTTTGGTATGTCTTGGGGATGTAGTGAAGTAGCTCATCATTCATTAGCTTCTCAGTTAACTTATGATTATGATGAAAGATCAAAATTGcaa ttattaacATCAGCTGTATCAGTTATAGGGTCTACATCATGCGGTTTATTGAATGGTATCTTAGGCTCTATTTTAGATGATGATATGAAAAATGTGAGGAAGCAAATGTtcataataacaataatatatagtattttatatttaataggAATATTTGTAATATTAGCAGTATTAAGAGATAATGGATCAACAAAAGAAATGTGGAACTCAGATATGTTAGATagaaataattcttttaaaaataattataaaattataaaaaatatgtttaaaaataaacCATTCAAATTACTACTTACAGCATACTCATTCACATTATTATCTGGTGCTGTTTCTCCAATGCTATTGCCTTATTTTTGTAGATATGTTATTGAATctacttttttaataaattggtctcctttattttttacaactTCAGCTATTATAGGGATTCCATTTTGGATATGTTTgagtaaattattttcatttcatagtaaaaaatggaaatatatattatctgCAGGATTATTATGTATATCATTAACTACTTGCTCTTTTGTTGTTAAAAAAAACGAGGAAAagttatttctttttttttgcgTTATTGGAGGATTATCAGTTggatcatttttttctacgCCAGAAGCTATGAAAGCCGATGTTATTGATTATgatgaatttttaaatggAATAAGAAATGATGCTAAATATTCAGGATTTTTTATGTGCTTTGCAAATTTAATTGCTGGAATTggtttaaaattttctttatattatataaatttatttggttacgataattcaaaaaatgctgcaaatgaaaaattaacatGGGCTATTAGATCTGCCTTTGCTGGTTTCATATCTATcacatttttaataatttgttTTACAATGTTTTTTTATCCAATTGATAGAAACTTGCATGAg aaaattCTAGAAGGTACAAAGTTAAGGAAAAGCGGAAAATGTGCTGAAGATCCATTAAATCCAGGAAAAATATTACTACCGTTTTCCAAAATAGATAAccaaaatttaatttaa
- a CDS encoding nucleolar preribosomal GTPase, putative, whose product MVKLKQTSKRQTLKQKYSIIKKVAAHKKKLKKIIKKTNIHNRRATKNSLKIPECIFKKSILKNIKTIAESKKNKNFEKCTEIKIDDINESTVRNVKYLLNNNSSKDNLDDTISEVYLENINFNDYVQLDFNIKMKIFEKVKNENYSKLNDKYLFIDSLIEVIKNSDAIFYIVDIRNPLLYLDKDIIDFIKLCKKEIIIILNKCDLVDSGIIQQWLTYFRNYFITLPFICFIKKIPSYLNKNKLPEKLYDHFINKSYVKYIKNIFKNTKITYGIIGHIYTGRNSFIHTLLNEMNYNNKIQRADIKIDENINIYGKYGLILKKNLTGIELVKKLHSLDKKEVTTLLDEFLSCLSGKNLIKLLRILKEDHIIDKYQLHFSANDDKLEKKEKKRKIIHFFLYENGENNINVNNMKKLYNKLFLNKILYYIIPKSKITYFNENPDFLKDFANLNDNVYHKIDEFILSQKKKYSNYIIIKSDKFNFYT is encoded by the coding sequence ATGGTTAAATTAAAGCAAACAAGCAAAAGGCAAACATTAAAGCAGAAATATTcgattataaaaaaagtagcTGCTCATaagaaaaagttaaaaaaaataataaaaaaaacaaatattcaTAATAGAAGGGCAacaaaaaattctttaaaaataccTGAGTGTATATTTAAGaaaagtattttaaaaaatatcaaaaccATTGcagaaagtaaaaaaaataaaaattttgagaAATGTACAGAAATTAAAATTGATGATATTAATGAATCTACAGTAAGAAATgtcaaatatttattaaataataattcatcAAAGGATAATTTAGATGATACCATTTCAGAAgtatatttagaaaatataaattttaacgATTATGTTCAATTagattttaatataaaaatgaagatatttGAGAAagtgaaaaatgaaaattactCTAAATTAAAcgataaatatttatttattgatAGCCTAAtagaagtaataaaaaatagtgatgccattttttatattgtagATATAAGAAAtcctttattatatttagataaagatataattgattttattaaattatgtaaaaaagaaattattataattttaaataaatgcgATTTAGTAGATTCTGGTATAATACAACAATGGCTTACTTATTTTcgtaattattttataactCTACCTTTTATATGCTTTATTAAGAAGATTCCTAGCTATTtgaataaaaacaaattgcCTGAAAAGTTATATGATcactttataaataaaagttatgtaaaatatattaaaaatattttcaaaaatacaaaaatcaCATATGGTATTATAGGACACATTTATACAGGAAGAAATAGCTTTATTCATACTTTGTTAAATGAAatgaattataataataaaatacaaCGAGCAGACATTAAAAttgatgaaaatattaatatatatggcAAATATggattaattttaaaaaaaaatttgacgGGAATAGAATTGGTTAAAAAACTGCATTcattagataaaaaagaagttaCAACACTTTTAGATGAATTTTTATCTTGTTTAAGTGGGaagaatttaataaaattgttGAGAATTTTAAAGGAAGATCATATTATTGATAAATACCAGTTACATTTTTCGGCTAACGATGACAAATtagaaaagaaagaaaaaaaaaggaaaataattcatttctttttatatgaaaatggggaaaataacattaatgttaataatatgaaaaagttatataataaattatttttaaataaaatactaTATTACATAATCCCAAAAAGCaaaataacatattttaatgaaaaccccgattttttaaaagattttgCTAATTTGAATGATAATGTTTATCATAAAATTGATGAATTTATActttctcaaaaaaaaaaatatagtaattacattataattaaaagtgataagtttaatttttatacttag
- the CYP23 gene encoding peptidyl-prolyl cis-trans isomerase → MFTLCKGYSDDEEEEKDLADSLKEKKQSLEEKISYYKLKGKDERGHITIYTNLGDFEIELYWYHSPKTCLNFYTLCNMGYYDNTIFHRVIPNYIIQGGDPTGTGKGGKSIYGEYFEDEINNELKHTGAGILSMSNNGPNTNTSQFFITLCPLPHLDGKHTIFARVSKNLTCIENIAAVQTTATNKPIFDVKILRTSTAINVD, encoded by the coding sequence atgTTTACTTTATGTAAAGGGTACAGTGATGATGAAGAAGAGGAAAAAGACTTAGCTGATTCGTTAAAAGAGAAGAAACAATCATTAGAAGAAAAGATAAGTTActataaattaaaaggaaaagaTGAAAGGGGGCACATTACTATATATACTAACTTGGGAGATTTTGAAATTGAATTATATTGGTATCATAGCCCTAAAACAtgcttaaatttttatacacTTTGTAATATGGGTTATTATGACAATACAATATTTCACAGAGTTATACctaattatataatacaaGGTGGGGACCCAACAGGAACTGGAAAAGGTGGAAAAAGTATTTACGGGGAATATTTTgaagatgaaataaataatgaattgaAACATACAGGAGCTGGTATATTAAGTATGTCAAATAATGGTCCAAATACAAATACGtctcaattttttataactttatGCCCTTTACCACATTTGGATGGAAAACATACAATTTTTGCTAGGGTTAGCAAAAATCTGACTTGTATAGAAAATATTGCAGCTGTTCAAACTACAGCAACTAACAAACCAATTTTTGATGTGAAAATATTACGAACATCAACAGCTATTAATGTtgactaa
- the CPalpha gene encoding F-actin-capping protein subunit alpha, putative, translating to MESLLNEKKNFIRHVISNAPPGKIYDLVSDLKILFGSNQFIQNLIEEAVQNYNENNYTLIPVGDNDYVITCEKSKIDNSYVHLKLKLLVNVNHMKRKVISVSELKELNYSNELENYRKICDEKLEKYMQAHFQKWNEIQTINFPTVNINSKNGLSVKCSSSVYACEKEQKFNLFFIICCDRYYIKNFYTSSWRSSWNVNFLLTDEEVLLNGTIDIALTYFEDANINFKTTKTFEKKIYDIEKFSSNILSAINEYENYMLYDLNNFLININKELIKNTRKIIPLNGEKFDWKSTYQDIPIQIRLIKHIYIYIYCLNNIIIFFIKSKKTIKKKL from the exons ATGGAAAgcttattaaatgaaaaaaaaaattttattaggCATGTTATATCAAATGCTCCTCCCGGAAAAATCTATGATTTAGTATCAG ATTTAAAAATACTATTTGGATCTAATCAGTTTATTCAGAATTTAATAGAAGAAGCTgtacaaaattataatgaaaataattatacacTTATTCCTGTTGGAGATAATgattat gTAATAACTTGTGAGAAATCAAAAATTGATAATTCTTATGTTCacctaaaattaaaattgttaGTCAATGTTAACCATATGAAAAga AAAGTAATTTCAGTGAgtgaattaaaagaattaaactATTCAAATGAGTTAGAAAATTATAG aaaaatttgTGATGAAAAActagaaaaatatatgcaAGCACATTTCCAAAAATGGAATGAAATACAAACAATAAATTTTCCTACTGTTAATATAAATTCTAAAAATGGATTATCAGTAAAATGCAGTTCTTCAGTCTATGCTTGTGAAAAAGAACAAaagtttaatttattttttatcatatgtTGTGAtagatattatataaaaaattttta cACCAGCTCATGGAGAAGCTCATGGaatgttaattttttacttaCAGATGAAGAAGTTCttttaaat GGTACAATAGATATAGCTCTTACTTATTTTGAAGATGccaatataaattttaaaacaacCAAaacatttgaaaaaaaaatttat GATATTGAGAAATTTTCCTCGAATATTTTGTCTGCtataaatgaatatgaaaattaCATGTTGTATGatctaaataattttttaatcaatataa acaaagaattaataaaaaacacCAGAAAAATAATACCATTAAATGGAGAGAAGTTTGACTGGAAAAGTACTTATCAAGACATTCCCATTCAAATTAGgttaataaaacatatatatatatatatatattgtttgaataatattatcatattttttattaaaagcaaaaaaacaataaaaaaaaaattatga
- the DHHC7 gene encoding palmitoyltransferase, putative: MTNLNGEDNKHNNLVDDSKITIVSDQKESKDDKTKKKKKNKYKKNRNDKNRRYSNDKNIISFTKIIKEEIKDSIVLDKTNNIKNEEIKNKHIDTSHTMQINKNRCILFLPVIFIFILLLGIYLIYIMYHCLPLILKDYKKVYINYDLKRGIIEIIIFHFFLIMYLVNYILSIIVPPGSIPNTEEWVFNDFQENYSDDIENYLLEKKKTGERRYCKWCCKYKPDRTHHCRVCKTCVLKMDHHCPWIYNCVGWKNHKYFMLSLIYCCITSIFVSITMFNSVKETIKNRKIPFGEMLLLLFGETLNSILALIVTCFLIFHIWLMIKAMTTIEFCEKQTNYQNQSYSKYYNKGIYGNFKDVFGDSPFLWFLPIDNRRGDGINFVKGYNQGYNEETSETIPIKGKY, from the exons ATGACAAATTTAAATGGAGAGGATAATAAGCATAATAATTTAGTTGATGATAGTAAAATAACAATAGTGTCTGATCAAAAAGAATCTAAAGACGATAAaactaaaaagaaaaag aaaaataaatataaaaaaaatagaaatgataaaaataggAGATATTCTAACGATAAAAACATTATAAGTTTTACAAAAAtcataaaagaagaaattaaaGATAGCATAGTATTagataaaacaaataatattaaaaatgaagaaataaagaaCAAGCATATAGATACTTCACATACAAtgcaaattaataaaaatagatgtattctttttttaccagtaatttttatatttattttactattaGGAATAtatctaatatatataatg TATCATTGTTTACCATTAATACTTAaagattataaaaaagtttaCATAAACTATGACCTGAAAAG gGGGATAATTGagataattatttttcatttttttttgatcaTGTATTTGgtgaattatattttatcaatTATAGTACCACCTGGATCTATACCTAATACAGAAGAGTGGGTGTTTAATGATTTCCAAGAAAATTATTCAGATGAtattgaaaattatttattagaaaaaaaaaaaaccggAGAAAGAAGATATTGTAAATGGTGTTGTAAATACAAACCTGATAGAACTCATCATTGCCGTGTCTGCAAGACATGTGTTTTAAAAATGGATCATCATTGTCCTTGGATATATAATTGTGTTGGATGGAAAAATCACAAATATTTCATGCTTTCATTAATTTATTGCTGTATTACTAGTATTTTCGTTTCAATTACTATGTTCAATTCTGTTAAAGAaactattaaaaatagaaaa atacCTTTTGGTGAAATGCTCTTACTTTTATTTGGAGAAACACTAAACTCAATCTTAGCTTTAATTGTAACGtgctttttaatttttcatatatg gttAATGATTAAGGCAATGACAACAATAGAATTTTGTGAAAAGCAGACAAATTACCAAAATCAATCTTATTca aaatattataataaaggCATATACGGAAATTTCAAAGATGTTTTTGGTGATTCTCCCTTTTTATGGTTTCTACCAATtg ACAATAGAAGAGGAGATGGtataaattttgtaaaaGGTTATAATCAAGGTTATAATGAAGAAACATCTGAAACAATACcaataaaaggaaaatattaa
- a CDS encoding eukaryotic translation initiation factor 3, subunit 6, putative: MENFDKSQFDLTSKLCSYLDPHMIQIILLWLKENKIHDEAEIDSSLNLLNDNCEKEVISIENEFTNGNRGVISNCLDSLEVEIEEFQQVMNDYRNDQMNKIGGNVEKKSIASLREWSNLNVSDKNKTYTFSDNIDDKILKLSRYYYQKKDYQKSKQHLLLYILNISEIVINISDSPKMRTCYWGIISNIINSFFQHINNDEYLFCKNEEDKVILNEEIVNEINVCVETIIKLSHLLNKEKVTKNEIILQRSWLIHWSLILVFHFFMYVTYVKNIYPKNNSFSMLQDWFIDEKNLSILNLICPHIIRYYCVYAIFNRNRKDHFELILNTLNFLKSKYTDAFTSLLISIFIDYDFNMAQKCISEIGSLCDRDVFLFKLKPYIEEQSRFIIFETYCRIHKSINIDMIANKVNLSRDDAEKWIVNLIRNAKLDAKIDSEKNCIEISTTPPNLYQQVIDKTQNLIMRSNFLVQLLNRSSSDEHFQKNIRFKNKNEKNKNNKRNKQFNPMYNMNNLVSTDI, from the exons atggaaaattttgataaaagCCAATTTGATTTAACAAGTAAGTTATGTTCTTACTTAGATCCTCATATGATTCAGATTATATTATTGTGgttaaaggaaaataaa atacaTGATGAAGCAGAAATAGATAGTAGTTTAAATTTACTAAATGACAATTGTGAAAAAGAAGTTATAAGTATTGAAAATGAATTCACTAATGGTAATAGAGGAGTAATTTCTAATTGTTTAGATAGCTTAGAAGTAGAAATAGAAGAGTTTCAACAAGTAATGAATGATTACAGGAATGAtcaaatgaataaaatagGAGGAAACGTTGAAAAGAAAAGTATAGCTAGTTTACGTGAATGGAGTAATTTAAATGTCTCagacaaaaataaaacatacaCCTTTTCAGATAATATTgatgataaaattttaaaattaagtagatattattatcaaaaaaaagattatcaAAAGAGTAAACAACACTTattgttatatattttaaatatatctgAAATagttataaatatttcaGATTCTCCTAAAATGCGTACTTGCTACTGGGGTATAATTAGCAACATTATAAATAGTTTTTTTCAGCATATAAACAATgatgaatatttattttgtaaaaatgaagaagataaAGTAATTCTTAATGAAGAAATTGTGAATGAAATAAATGTGTGTGTAGAaactataataaaattaagtcATTTactaaataaagaaaaagtaacAAAAAATGAGATTATTTTACAAAGAAGTTGGTTAATTCATTGGTCATTAATTTtagtttttcattttttcatgTATGTTACTTAtgtgaaaaatatatacccaaaaaataattctttttcaatGTTGCAAGACTGGTTtattgatgaaaaaaatttatctatTTTGAATTTAATATGTCCCCATATTATTAGATATTATTGTGTTTATGCAATATTTAATAGAAATAGAAAGGATCATTTTGAACTTATTTTGAATACTTTAAATTTCTTAAAGTCAAAGTATACAGATGCTTTTACTTCTTTATTGATATCTATATTTATTGATTATGATTTTAATATGGCTCAAAAATGTATATCTGAAATTGGATCTTTATGTGATAGAGATGTTTTCTTATTCAAATTAAAACCTTATATTGAAGAACAAAGCCgttttataatatttgaaACATACTGCCGTATACATAAGTCTATCAATATTGATATGATAGCTAATAAAGTGAACTTGTCAAGAGATGATGCCGAAAAGTGGATAGTAAATCTTATAAGAAACGCAAAATTAGATGCAAAAATTGATAGCGAAAAAAATTGCATAGAAATATCTACAACACCACCAAATTTATATCAGCAGGTTATTGATAAAACACAAAACTTGATCATGAGATCAAATTTTCTTGTTCAGCTTTTAAATAGGTCATCTTCAGATGaacattttcaaaaaaatattagatttaaaaataagaatgaaaaaaataaaaataataaaagaaacaaaCAATTTAATCCAATGTATAATATGAATAACCTTGTATCAACCGAcatatag